A genomic window from Bos javanicus breed banteng chromosome 13, ARS-OSU_banteng_1.0, whole genome shotgun sequence includes:
- the BPI gene encoding bactericidal permeability-increasing protein, translating into MARGPDTARRWATLVLLAALGTAVTTTNPGIVARITQKGLDYACQQGVLTLQKELEKITIPNFSGNFKIKYLGKGQYSFFSMVIQGFNLPNSQIRPLPDKGLDLSIRDASIKIRGKWKARKNFIKLGGNFDLSVEGISILAGLNLGYDPASGHSTVTCSSCSSGINTVRIHISGSSLGWLIQLFRKRIESLLQKSMTRKICEVVTSTVSSKLQPYFQTLPVTTKLDKVAGVDYSLVAPPRATANNLDWLLKGEFFSLAHRSPPPFAPPALAFPSDHDRMVYLGISEYFFNTAGFVYQKAGTLNLTLRDDMIPKESKFRLTTKFFGILIPQVAKMFPDMQMQLFIWASLPPKLTMKPSGLDLIFVLDTQAFAILPNSSLDPLFLLEMNLNLSVVVGAKSNRLIGELRLDKLLLELKHSDIGPFSVESLQSVINYVMPTIVLPVINKKLQKGFPLPLPAYIELFNLTLQPYQDFLLFGADVHYS; encoded by the exons ATGGCCAGAGGCCCTGACACCGCACGGAGGTGGGCAACCCTGGTGCTGCTGGCCGCCCTGGGCACGGCGGTGACGACTACCAACCCTGGCATCGTGGCCAGGATCACCCAGAAGGGCCTGGACTACG ccTGCCAGCAGGGAGTGCTTACTCTGCAGAAGGAGTTGGAAAAGATAACAATTCCCAATTTCTCAGGAAACTTTAAGATAAAGTACCTCGGGAAAGGGCAATACAGCTTCTTCAG CATGGTTATTCAAGGATTCAATCTTCCCAATTCCCAGATAAGACCGTTGCCAGATAAGGGCCTTGATCTCTCTATCAGAGATGCCAGTATCAAGATCAGAGGAAAATGGAAGGCACGAAAGAATTTCAT CAAACTCGGTGGCAACTTTGACCTGAGTGTGGAGGGCATCTCTATTTTGGCGGGTCTGAATCTGGGCTATGACCCTGCCTCGGGCCACTCCACTGTTACCTGCTCCAGCTGCAGCAGTGGCATCAACACCGTCCGCATACACATCTCTGGCAGCAGCCTGGG GTGGCTGATCCAACTCTTCCGCAAACGAATCGAGTCTTTGCTCCAAAAGTCCATGACCAGAAAG ATCTGCGAGGTGGTGACTAGTACCGTGTCCTCCAAGCTGCAGCCTTATTTCCAGACGCTGCCAG TGACAACCAAACTAGACAAAGTGGCTGGGGTCGATTACTCACTGGTGGCACCTCCAAGAGCCACAGCCAATAACCTGGATTGGCTGCTGAAG GGGGAGTTTTTCAGTCTGGCCCACCGCAGCCCCCCGCCCTTTGCCCCGCCAGCGCTGGCCTTTCCCTCAGACCACGACCGCATGGTGTACCTGGGCATCTCTGAGTATTTTTTCAACACGGCCGGGTTCGTGTATCAGAAGGCTGGAACCCTGAATCTGACCCTCAGAGACGACATG ATTCCAAAGGAATCCAAGTTCCGCCTGACAACCAAATTCTTTGGAATCCTGATACCCCAG GTGGCCAAGATGTTCCCTGACATGCAGATGCAGCTCTTCATCTGGGCCTCTTTGCCTCCGAAACTCACCATGAAGCCCAGCGGCCTTGACCTCATCTTTGTCCTGGACACCCAGGCCTTTGCCATCCTCCCAAACTCCTCCTTGGACCCCCTCTTCCTGCTTGAGATG AACTTGAACCTTTCTGTGGTTGTTGGTGCCAAGTCCAACAGACTTATTGGAGAGCTCAGATTGGACAA GCTGCTCCTGGAACTGAAGCACTCAGACATCGGCCCCTTCTCG GTTGAGTCGCTGCAGTCTGTCATCAACTACGTTATGCCCACCATCGTGCTTCCCGTGATTAACA